From Haloarcula sp. CBA1127, a single genomic window includes:
- a CDS encoding HVO_0416 family zinc finger protein, with protein sequence MASAPSSDDMFDEFLSQRGHDVDQSGWEESYNKKQCPDCGGLHESTAAQCSVCGWTPVR encoded by the coding sequence ATGGCGTCCGCACCGAGTAGTGACGATATGTTCGACGAGTTCCTCTCCCAGCGTGGTCACGACGTGGACCAGAGTGGTTGGGAAGAGAGCTATAACAAGAAGCAGTGCCCTGATTGCGGCGGTCTTCACGAGTCGACAGCGGCACAGTGCTCGGTGTGTGGCTGGACACCGGTACGGTAA
- a CDS encoding phosphopantetheine adenylyltransferase — protein MADADRTAILGGTFTPIHNGHRALLHKAFQTASHDGSGDGHVIVGLTSPELATETRSDPTHVKQLGAYDDRRSALVSELDQLGEPYTATYEIVRLDDTQGPAATRADVDALVASPEAKAQRRAYELNQQRRESGLHPLEIHTPPFVVAEDGTRISSTRIRNGEIDVHGRLLDASE, from the coding sequence ATGGCAGACGCGGACCGGACAGCGATTCTCGGCGGGACCTTCACACCGATTCACAACGGCCACCGGGCGCTCCTACACAAAGCGTTTCAGACCGCAAGCCACGATGGGAGTGGCGACGGCCACGTCATCGTCGGGCTGACGAGCCCCGAACTGGCCACAGAGACGCGTAGCGACCCAACACACGTCAAGCAGCTGGGTGCGTACGATGACCGTCGGAGCGCGCTCGTTTCCGAGTTGGACCAGTTGGGTGAGCCATACACCGCCACGTATGAGATTGTCCGATTGGACGACACGCAGGGACCGGCCGCGACACGGGCGGACGTGGATGCGCTCGTCGCGTCGCCGGAGGCAAAGGCGCAGCGCCGCGCCTACGAACTCAATCAGCAGCGGCGGGAGTCGGGGCTCCATCCACTGGAAATCCACACGCCGCCGTTCGTCGTCGCCGAGGACGGCACGCGAATCAGCAGTACCCGGATTCGAAACGGCGAAATCGACGTGCACGGCCGCCTGCTCGACGCGTCGGAATGA
- a CDS encoding UvrD-helicase domain-containing protein, which translates to MTDSTTEVVRLFGGPGSGKTTALLDRVDELLEDDDVDFRDVLVVSYTRAAAAEIRERLADRLGLSPRALRGNVCTMHAKAYELLNLSRGDVVGEDDKEAFCEEFGIEYEDEYEGSRRRSARSTTIGNKIIATSQWLQRTRRDVADWYDVPFKWDDEEVRLPPEIDDNAQTGNKYTPTWPTDDDRIDVPSAIRGWRTYKGENDLTGFADMLERVAQRSLLPNVDYLIIDEFQDITTLQYDVYDEWKPHMERVLIAGDDDQVVYAWQGADPDLLLEEVVTQDEVLPNSYRLPSRILNVVNREVRHIEKRQEKDLNPRKEGGRVEAVQNPSMFDLSRNVTRTIEQSDETVMVLFRARYQMFQFIDEFIDNGIPFSCLTDQRMWTDRLTQYVNGLEAVEADEPLTVLEARRLADMLVDSAFGTGERDELFDALEEIDESHEDEDIADIEIEPDVVRDHVPFLPDAASAGDMLRKVTNFQERTVDAYFTGDYTGMDADRVRVGTIHSAKGREADHVFVATDLTEKVVEQMAATVDQQGIEVPGMDEFTKHTSPIPTLTDNERRVFYVGMSRARERLVLLENLVDGAPTLPIDVLLENEPSDRSIEQLLDDASETLAAD; encoded by the coding sequence ATGACTGATTCGACCACCGAGGTTGTCCGCCTGTTCGGTGGGCCCGGTAGCGGGAAGACGACGGCGCTGCTTGACCGCGTTGACGAACTGCTGGAAGACGACGACGTCGATTTCCGTGACGTACTTGTTGTCTCGTACACACGTGCGGCGGCGGCCGAGATCCGTGAACGGCTCGCAGACCGACTCGGACTGTCCCCTCGCGCCCTCCGCGGGAACGTCTGTACGATGCACGCGAAGGCGTACGAACTGCTGAACCTCTCCCGTGGCGATGTTGTCGGTGAAGACGACAAGGAGGCCTTCTGCGAGGAGTTCGGTATCGAATACGAGGACGAGTACGAAGGCTCCCGACGCCGGTCGGCCCGTTCGACTACCATCGGGAACAAGATCATCGCGACGAGCCAGTGGCTCCAGCGGACCCGCCGTGACGTGGCCGACTGGTACGACGTTCCGTTCAAGTGGGACGACGAGGAGGTCCGACTGCCGCCGGAGATCGACGACAACGCACAGACCGGCAACAAGTACACGCCGACTTGGCCGACCGACGACGACCGCATCGACGTGCCCAGCGCCATTCGCGGCTGGCGCACGTACAAAGGCGAGAACGACCTGACCGGCTTCGCCGACATGCTCGAACGGGTCGCCCAGCGCTCGCTGCTCCCCAACGTCGATTACCTCATCATCGACGAGTTTCAGGACATCACGACGCTGCAGTACGACGTGTACGACGAGTGGAAACCCCACATGGAGCGGGTGCTCATCGCCGGTGACGACGATCAGGTCGTCTACGCCTGGCAGGGCGCTGACCCCGACCTCCTGCTCGAGGAAGTCGTCACCCAGGACGAGGTTCTGCCGAACTCCTACCGGCTTCCTTCGCGCATCCTGAACGTCGTCAACCGCGAGGTGCGCCACATCGAGAAACGCCAAGAGAAAGACCTCAATCCGCGCAAGGAGGGCGGCCGCGTCGAGGCGGTCCAGAACCCCTCGATGTTCGACCTCTCCCGGAACGTCACGCGGACCATCGAGCAGTCCGACGAGACGGTGATGGTGCTGTTCCGGGCCCGCTACCAGATGTTCCAGTTCATCGACGAGTTCATCGACAACGGGATCCCCTTCTCCTGTCTCACCGACCAGCGGATGTGGACCGACCGGCTCACCCAGTACGTCAACGGGCTTGAAGCCGTCGAAGCCGACGAACCGCTCACGGTGCTCGAAGCGCGCCGGCTCGCCGATATGCTCGTCGACTCCGCCTTCGGCACGGGCGAACGCGACGAACTCTTCGACGCGCTCGAAGAGATCGACGAGTCCCACGAGGACGAGGACATCGCCGACATCGAGATTGAACCCGACGTTGTCCGGGACCACGTTCCGTTCCTCCCCGACGCGGCCTCGGCGGGCGATATGCTCCGGAAGGTGACCAACTTCCAGGAGCGGACCGTCGACGCGTACTTCACCGGCGATTACACCGGGATGGACGCCGACCGCGTCCGCGTGGGGACGATTCACTCCGCCAAAGGTCGCGAGGCCGACCACGTGTTCGTCGCGACCGACCTCACCGAGAAGGTCGTCGAGCAGATGGCCGCGACTGTCGACCAGCAGGGTATCGAGGTCCCCGGTATGGACGAGTTCACGAAACACACCAGTCCCATCCCGACGCTGACCGACAACGAACGGCGCGTGTTCTACGTCGGGATGTCCCGGGCTCGCGAGCGACTCGTCCTGCTCGAGAACCTCGTCGACGGCGCGCCGACGCTCCCAATCGACGTGTTGCTGGAAAACGAGCCGAGCGACCGTTCCATCGAGCAACTGCTCGACGACGCCAGCGAGACCCTCGCGGCCGACTGA
- a CDS encoding YbhB/YbcL family Raf kinase inhibitor-like protein, with product MRRRHFVQTLGVSALVGSAGCTGQSDDTTSAFEVSSPAFSSGDELPAQFTCDGDGVSPPFVIERVPEPTAALAITAEYDGGVFSQPVFWTLWNVPPETERIPAGLPREPTLDTLGGARQGTQPPNEPGYEPPCPPAGQPYEHRFQVYALGEELSIEGGTEQEPATEAIANALIASARLTVDYTHPVETDS from the coding sequence ATGCGCCGTCGCCACTTCGTCCAGACGCTCGGGGTGTCAGCACTGGTCGGGAGCGCGGGCTGTACCGGGCAGTCGGACGACACAACATCGGCCTTCGAAGTGTCAAGCCCTGCGTTCAGTTCCGGAGACGAGCTCCCGGCCCAGTTCACCTGCGACGGCGACGGCGTTTCGCCGCCCTTTGTCATCGAGCGCGTCCCGGAGCCGACGGCAGCGCTTGCCATCACAGCCGAGTACGACGGCGGCGTGTTTAGCCAGCCGGTGTTCTGGACGCTGTGGAACGTCCCGCCAGAGACGGAACGGATTCCGGCCGGACTCCCTCGCGAGCCGACCCTCGATACGCTCGGCGGTGCTCGACAGGGAACACAGCCCCCCAACGAGCCGGGGTATGAACCGCCGTGTCCACCAGCCGGACAGCCCTACGAACACCGGTTTCAGGTGTACGCACTCGGCGAAGAGTTATCTATCGAGGGGGGAACCGAACAGGAACCGGCGACGGAGGCCATCGCAAACGCGCTCATCGCTAGCGCCCGTCTCACTGTTGACTACACCCACCCGGTTGAGACCGACAGCTAA
- a CDS encoding PadR family transcriptional regulator, whose translation MSGDNLRRVTTGKMQGQNADERVTPLGDTERPESHDPPSRDAITESLLDPVIDDVVDGETAVDDGLVTQSLEEILLAMIAVADGGTHGTGLMEELETQFGAELSPGTVYPRLHELEADGTLQMHELVQTKQYGIADDAAAKEQIATSAYQHLALGLFLHASLDAL comes from the coding sequence ATGTCCGGAGACAACCTCCGTCGCGTGACGACGGGCAAGATGCAGGGCCAGAATGCCGATGAGCGAGTGACCCCTCTCGGCGATACAGAGCGCCCGGAATCGCATGACCCACCCAGTCGTGACGCCATTACGGAGTCGCTGTTGGACCCGGTCATTGACGACGTCGTCGACGGCGAGACCGCGGTCGATGACGGTCTAGTCACACAGAGTCTGGAAGAGATCCTACTGGCGATGATCGCAGTCGCCGATGGTGGCACCCACGGGACCGGACTGATGGAGGAACTAGAAACCCAGTTCGGTGCCGAACTGAGTCCGGGGACAGTGTATCCCCGGCTGCACGAGTTAGAAGCGGATGGCACGCTCCAGATGCACGAACTCGTCCAGACGAAACAGTATGGAATCGCGGACGATGCGGCTGCAAAGGAGCAGATCGCAACGTCCGCGTACCAACATCTCGCGCTCGGGCTGTTCCTCCATGCGTCGCTCGATGCGCTGTAA
- a CDS encoding metallophosphoesterase: MQIGIVSDTHDNASQVEAAVETFADAGCETVVHCGDFVAPFSVTPFDGDWSFYAVRGNNDGEWAVQSTVEEFGTYFGEMGELTIDGRTIAVYHGTSEEIVDALVECGSYDYVFHGHTHERGHEERAGTVRINPGGISIPPAPEPFSVATLSTDTGEVEFHELG; the protein is encoded by the coding sequence ATGCAAATCGGCATCGTCTCGGACACACACGACAACGCGTCGCAGGTCGAAGCCGCAGTTGAGACGTTCGCTGACGCGGGCTGTGAGACCGTCGTCCACTGCGGCGACTTCGTTGCGCCGTTCTCTGTGACACCGTTCGACGGCGACTGGTCGTTTTACGCTGTGCGCGGCAACAACGACGGCGAGTGGGCGGTCCAGTCCACTGTCGAGGAGTTCGGCACGTACTTTGGCGAGATGGGTGAGCTGACAATCGACGGACGCACCATCGCAGTGTATCACGGGACTAGCGAGGAGATCGTCGACGCGCTGGTCGAGTGCGGGAGCTACGACTACGTGTTTCACGGCCACACCCATGAACGCGGGCACGAGGAGCGCGCGGGCACGGTACGAATCAACCCCGGCGGCATCTCGATTCCGCCGGCCCCCGAGCCGTTCTCGGTCGCGACGCTCTCGACGGACACCGGCGAGGTCGAATTCCACGAACTGGGGTGA
- a CDS encoding VOC family protein codes for MTEVTPTPGIHHVTCIASDPQQNMDFWVETLGLRLVKRSINQDDPSTYHFFFADAEGNPGTSMTFFPWEDHAQGKVGSGQVSRTAFRVPEGSLDYWEGRFDEYGVDYDDRVERFGETVLPFRDPDGLPVELVEVEIPDDDPTEPWTEFVPEDAAIRGFHSVTLWLADPEPTEELLQTMGLEEVGTEQAQGDTPGDERTRFAATGTVGKYVDVLPTIQGGRQGHGTVHHVAFQTPTDEDQQSMREAVRGAGLRPTSQIDRHWFRSVYFRESGGILFELATSGPGYDSDEPRDDLGGRLVLPGKFESRRDEIEAGLTNVTIPRSETAEADD; via the coding sequence ATGACCGAAGTCACCCCGACACCGGGTATCCACCACGTGACATGTATTGCGAGCGACCCGCAGCAGAACATGGACTTCTGGGTCGAAACGCTTGGACTCAGGCTCGTCAAGCGCTCGATCAACCAGGACGACCCCAGTACGTACCACTTCTTCTTTGCCGACGCCGAGGGGAACCCGGGAACGAGCATGACGTTCTTCCCGTGGGAGGACCATGCACAGGGGAAGGTCGGCTCCGGACAGGTCTCACGCACCGCGTTCCGCGTTCCCGAGGGGAGCCTCGACTACTGGGAGGGCCGCTTCGACGAGTACGGCGTCGACTACGACGACCGCGTTGAGCGGTTCGGCGAGACTGTTCTCCCGTTCCGCGACCCGGATGGGCTTCCGGTTGAACTGGTCGAAGTCGAGATTCCCGACGACGACCCGACTGAGCCATGGACAGAGTTTGTCCCCGAAGACGCCGCGATCCGCGGCTTCCACTCCGTGACGCTGTGGCTGGCTGACCCCGAACCGACGGAGGAACTGCTCCAGACGATGGGCTTAGAAGAAGTCGGGACCGAACAGGCACAGGGCGACACGCCCGGCGACGAGCGGACCCGCTTCGCCGCGACGGGGACCGTCGGGAAGTACGTCGACGTGTTACCGACAATCCAGGGCGGCCGGCAGGGCCACGGCACGGTTCACCACGTCGCCTTCCAGACGCCGACCGACGAGGACCAGCAGTCGATGCGCGAGGCCGTCCGTGGCGCGGGGCTACGCCCCACGTCACAGATCGACCGTCACTGGTTCCGGTCGGTCTACTTCCGGGAGTCCGGCGGCATCTTGTTCGAACTCGCCACAAGCGGCCCCGGCTACGACAGCGATGAACCGCGTGACGACCTCGGTGGCCGGCTGGTGCTGCCCGGGAAGTTCGAGAGCCGACGCGACGAAATCGAGGCGGGGCTCACGAACGTGACAATTCCCCGGTCAGAGACAGCCGAAGCCGACGACTAA
- a CDS encoding nitric-oxide reductase large subunit, which yields MELKRKTIAKVIAAAFVFNLIVMGAGAWIAYQEAPPIPEQVVGPDGETLVTGEDIRDGKKAFQKNGLMNHGSILGNGAYYGADYTADSLELKTQHMRTYYAEERYGSEYESLSTAEQAAVDDDVKQDLSGEYEGGNIEYTAAELYAHQQVRQEYVERYHEGSHERGVPEGMIDSEADARQFADFAMWTAWFSHTDRPGGEHSYTNDWPYEPAAGNDATGAAMTWSVIAMVLLVAAAGGGIWLYQSVSLPEPSAGDLSVPEPGDVSIFPSQRAALRFIPVAAGLFLSQVLLGGLLAHFYIERAGFFGIEEIFGVHILQLLPFAIAKTWHIDLGILWIAATWLGAGLFLPPLLTGHEPRRQSTYINILLGAIVVVTVGGLGGIWLGSHGYFGDLWWLFGNEGLEYLEVGKVWQVGLLAGFGLWAVLSIRGLKPLLDREPVFGLAHMILYAGGSIALLFTAGFFFTPETNIAVTEFWRWWVVHMWVEGAFEFFIVAIIGLTLVSMNLLSRRSAEKAVMLQALLVMSTGVIGVSHHYWWVGMPDMWVPIGSVFSTLELLPLVFILYEALGQYRTMSETGGFPYKLPFMFIIASGVWNFVGAGVLGFFINLPLINYYEHGTYLTVGHAHAAMFGAFGFLALGMVTYMLQLAIKPGRWDGSWLRAAFWCWNVGLALMVFVSVLPVGFLQLEAAFTGSYAAARSVAFYNQPLVQTLFWARLPGDTLIILGTAIYAADLIRKRFVLRRSEDDPTVEDMAVAEGVMSDD from the coding sequence ATGGAACTCAAACGCAAAACGATCGCGAAGGTGATCGCCGCCGCGTTCGTCTTCAACCTCATCGTCATGGGGGCCGGCGCGTGGATCGCGTATCAGGAAGCGCCACCAATCCCCGAGCAAGTCGTCGGACCCGACGGCGAGACGCTCGTCACGGGTGAGGACATCCGCGACGGGAAGAAGGCGTTCCAGAAGAACGGGCTGATGAACCACGGTTCGATTCTCGGAAACGGCGCGTACTACGGCGCGGACTACACCGCTGACTCGCTGGAGTTGAAAACCCAGCATATGCGGACGTACTACGCCGAGGAGCGCTACGGGTCCGAGTACGAATCGCTGTCGACGGCCGAACAGGCCGCCGTCGACGATGACGTCAAACAGGACCTCAGTGGAGAGTACGAGGGCGGAAACATCGAGTACACCGCCGCGGAGCTGTACGCCCACCAGCAGGTCCGTCAGGAGTATGTCGAGCGGTACCACGAGGGGAGCCACGAACGAGGCGTCCCCGAGGGGATGATCGACTCCGAAGCCGACGCCCGACAGTTCGCCGACTTCGCCATGTGGACGGCGTGGTTCTCCCACACTGACCGCCCGGGCGGCGAGCACTCCTACACGAACGACTGGCCGTACGAGCCCGCCGCCGGTAACGACGCGACCGGCGCGGCGATGACCTGGAGCGTCATCGCGATGGTCCTGCTCGTCGCCGCCGCCGGTGGCGGCATCTGGCTGTACCAGTCCGTCAGCCTCCCGGAACCGTCCGCCGGCGACCTCTCGGTTCCCGAGCCGGGCGACGTGAGCATCTTCCCCAGCCAGCGGGCCGCTCTGCGGTTCATCCCGGTCGCCGCCGGGTTGTTCCTCTCGCAGGTGTTACTCGGTGGGTTGCTCGCCCACTTCTACATCGAACGAGCCGGCTTCTTCGGCATTGAGGAAATATTCGGCGTCCACATCCTCCAGCTACTGCCCTTTGCCATAGCGAAGACCTGGCACATCGACCTGGGTATTCTCTGGATCGCCGCGACGTGGCTCGGGGCGGGGCTGTTCCTCCCGCCGCTGCTGACCGGCCACGAACCCAGGCGACAGTCGACGTATATCAACATCCTACTCGGAGCTATCGTCGTCGTCACCGTCGGCGGCCTCGGCGGCATCTGGCTCGGCTCGCACGGCTACTTCGGCGACCTCTGGTGGCTGTTCGGCAACGAAGGGCTAGAGTACCTCGAAGTCGGGAAGGTCTGGCAGGTCGGACTGCTCGCCGGCTTCGGTCTGTGGGCCGTCCTCTCGATTCGAGGCCTGAAGCCGCTGCTGGACCGCGAGCCGGTGTTCGGCCTCGCACACATGATCCTGTACGCCGGCGGTTCCATCGCGCTGCTGTTTACCGCCGGGTTCTTCTTCACCCCCGAGACGAACATCGCCGTCACGGAGTTCTGGCGCTGGTGGGTCGTCCACATGTGGGTCGAGGGGGCCTTCGAGTTCTTCATCGTCGCCATCATCGGGCTGACGCTGGTGTCGATGAACCTGCTCAGCCGCCGCAGCGCCGAGAAGGCAGTCATGCTCCAAGCGTTGCTGGTGATGAGCACAGGTGTCATCGGCGTCTCCCATCACTACTGGTGGGTCGGGATGCCCGATATGTGGGTCCCCATCGGGAGCGTGTTCTCGACGCTGGAACTGCTCCCGCTGGTGTTCATCCTCTATGAGGCGCTGGGCCAGTACCGGACGATGTCGGAAACCGGCGGGTTCCCCTACAAGCTCCCGTTCATGTTCATCATCGCCAGCGGGGTCTGGAACTTCGTCGGGGCCGGCGTGCTCGGGTTCTTCATCAACCTCCCGCTGATCAACTACTACGAGCACGGCACCTACCTCACGGTCGGCCACGCTCACGCCGCGATGTTTGGGGCCTTTGGCTTCCTCGCGCTGGGGATGGTCACCTATATGCTCCAGCTCGCCATCAAGCCCGGCCGCTGGGACGGCTCCTGGCTCCGGGCGGCGTTCTGGTGCTGGAACGTCGGCCTGGCGCTGATGGTGTTTGTCTCCGTCCTGCCCGTGGGCTTCCTCCAGTTGGAGGCGGCGTTCACCGGCAGCTACGCCGCCGCCCGGAGCGTGGCGTTCTACAACCAGCCGCTCGTCCAGACGCTGTTCTGGGCGCGACTCCCCGGTGACACGCTCATCATCCTCGGGACAGCGATCTACGCGGCCGACCTGATCCGCAAGCGGTTCGTCCTCCGGAGATCCGAAGACGACCCCACGGTTGAGGACATGGCCGTCGCGGAGGGCGTCATGAGCGACGACTGA
- a CDS encoding energy-coupling factor ABC transporter ATP-binding protein — MTAIEATALRYAYPDETLAVDGVDASIERGERVALLGPNGAGKSTLLELMGGLVDPDGGQVRYFGATTDADTVRSRLSVLTQNPADYLFNPTVREDLAYGPAQLDCDRAEVDRRVERVADRLDLDGLLSKPPFRLSGGEQRRAALASALTVEPDVLLLDEPVSNVDAANRETILDLLDELAADGVTLVVSTPDTELVPHVADRVLLLDDTGTIAARGTTRHILTDTDLLRDCDLRPPQVVRLFEGRTADVPLTVDSAAERLDGAGLDTRE, encoded by the coding sequence GTGACTGCCATCGAGGCGACTGCCCTCCGGTACGCCTACCCCGACGAAACATTGGCCGTAGACGGTGTCGACGCGTCCATCGAGCGCGGCGAGCGTGTGGCACTGCTCGGCCCGAACGGGGCTGGCAAGTCGACGCTGCTGGAACTGATGGGTGGGTTAGTCGACCCTGACGGCGGGCAGGTACGGTACTTCGGGGCGACGACCGACGCCGATACCGTCCGTAGTCGGTTGAGCGTCCTCACGCAAAACCCCGCCGACTACCTGTTCAATCCGACCGTCCGCGAGGACCTCGCCTACGGGCCAGCACAACTCGACTGCGACCGCGCGGAAGTCGACCGCCGCGTCGAGCGAGTCGCGGACCGGCTCGACCTCGACGGCCTCCTGTCGAAGCCGCCGTTCCGGCTTAGCGGCGGCGAACAGCGCCGAGCCGCCCTCGCCAGCGCGCTCACCGTCGAACCAGACGTGCTGTTGCTTGATGAGCCAGTGAGCAACGTCGACGCTGCGAACCGCGAAACGATTCTCGACCTGCTCGACGAACTCGCGGCCGACGGCGTCACGCTCGTCGTTTCGACGCCGGATACCGAACTCGTTCCACACGTCGCAGACCGGGTGCTGCTGCTTGACGATACCGGCACGATTGCTGCGAGAGGGACGACCCGACACATCCTGACAGACACTGACCTGCTGCGGGACTGTGACCTGCGCCCGCCACAGGTTGTCAGGCTGTTCGAGGGCCGAACAGCGGACGTGCCGCTGACTGTCGATAGTGCCGCCGAACGGCTGGACGGGGCTGGGTTAGATACCAGAGAGTGA
- a CDS encoding S9 family peptidase: MNDNRRLWFVAAVSLLLIFSGSGLAWTVQTDAGSVEVRDVKFSGTNGTMMSGTLYVPEEASSASPQPGVLAVHGYINSKETQSPFAIEYARRGFVVLAIDQTGHGYSDPPAFKNGYGGPDSLEYLRSLDYVDNENIGLEGHSMGGWTVITAAAAHPDGYESMVIEGSSTGSNRAPEGTDSFPRNLAVVFSEYDEFAPLMWGTASASDVEQSEKLQTVFGTDSAVEEGRTYGSVEDGTARQLYTPATTHPGDHFSTAAIGASVEWLQLTLEGEDEMDPSNQVWYWKSLGTFIALIGGVLSLFPAGGLLIERASTDRLRREYPDGKGMTGAKRYAAALLAAAIPIVTYFPLQDIAPSIIGLSWLFPQQINNGVIVWALGNTVITAVLFAVWHYTSNADDPSVSLANYGLDTGDGARTVGVSVLAGVATVAVLYLLEAVVAFLFQTDFRIWVFAIKLLSPAQFRISFSYLLPLFAFFVVLGALLHGQLRPEGESRSLRRAMATNWLIVVGGFVVLLAIQYIPLLTGQPLPLGHPLLTILALQFVALLSIVAFVSTYFFRKTGRVWVGATINAVLVTWVIVAGTATQFPV; encoded by the coding sequence ATGAACGATAATAGACGACTGTGGTTCGTAGCTGCAGTGTCGCTACTCCTGATATTCAGCGGAAGCGGACTCGCATGGACAGTACAAACAGACGCCGGTTCCGTCGAGGTTCGCGACGTGAAGTTCTCCGGGACCAACGGAACGATGATGAGCGGGACGCTGTACGTCCCTGAGGAGGCGAGCAGCGCGTCCCCACAACCGGGGGTGTTGGCCGTCCACGGGTATATCAACTCGAAAGAGACGCAATCGCCGTTCGCTATCGAGTACGCGAGACGGGGTTTCGTCGTGCTCGCTATCGACCAGACCGGCCACGGCTACTCGGACCCGCCAGCGTTCAAGAACGGCTACGGTGGCCCCGACAGCCTCGAATATCTCCGCTCGCTGGACTACGTCGATAACGAAAACATCGGGCTCGAAGGGCACTCGATGGGCGGCTGGACTGTCATCACGGCGGCCGCGGCCCATCCGGACGGGTACGAATCGATGGTCATTGAGGGGTCATCGACTGGTTCGAACCGTGCCCCCGAAGGCACTGACTCGTTCCCACGGAACCTCGCCGTCGTGTTCAGCGAGTACGACGAATTCGCCCCGTTGATGTGGGGGACCGCGAGTGCTTCCGACGTTGAGCAGAGCGAAAAACTCCAGACGGTGTTCGGTACGGACAGCGCCGTTGAAGAGGGGCGCACTTACGGCAGCGTCGAGGACGGGACCGCACGGCAACTGTACACGCCGGCAACGACCCACCCCGGCGACCACTTCTCGACCGCAGCCATCGGCGCGTCCGTCGAATGGCTCCAGCTCACGCTCGAAGGTGAAGACGAGATGGACCCCAGTAATCAGGTCTGGTACTGGAAATCGCTGGGGACCTTTATCGCCCTCATTGGCGGTGTACTGTCACTGTTCCCGGCCGGTGGACTGCTCATCGAGCGGGCATCGACTGACAGGCTTCGACGGGAGTATCCTGATGGGAAGGGGATGACCGGCGCCAAGCGGTACGCGGCGGCGCTCCTCGCAGCGGCCATCCCGATTGTGACGTACTTCCCGTTGCAGGACATCGCACCGTCGATCATCGGGCTCAGTTGGCTGTTCCCACAGCAGATCAACAACGGCGTGATCGTCTGGGCGCTGGGGAACACAGTCATCACGGCGGTGCTGTTCGCGGTGTGGCATTACACGAGCAACGCCGATGACCCGTCCGTGTCGCTGGCGAACTACGGTCTCGATACGGGCGACGGCGCGCGAACGGTTGGTGTCTCGGTTCTGGCCGGCGTCGCTACCGTCGCCGTGCTGTACCTGCTTGAGGCCGTCGTGGCGTTCCTGTTCCAGACGGACTTCCGTATCTGGGTGTTCGCCATCAAACTCCTCTCTCCGGCGCAGTTCCGGATCAGCTTCTCGTATCTCCTGCCGTTGTTCGCCTTCTTCGTCGTCCTCGGCGCGCTCCTGCACGGCCAGCTCCGTCCCGAGGGCGAGTCCCGGTCGCTTCGCCGGGCGATGGCGACGAACTGGCTCATCGTCGTCGGTGGATTCGTCGTCCTGCTAGCGATTCAGTACATCCCGCTGCTGACCGGTCAGCCCCTGCCGCTTGGCCACCCACTGCTGACAATCCTGGCGCTGCAGTTCGTCGCTCTGCTCAGCATCGTGGCCTTCGTTAGCACGTACTTCTTCAGAAAGACGGGTCGGGTCTGGGTCGGCGCGACGATCAACGCCGTTCTTGTGACGTGGGTCATCGTCGCCGGGACGGCGACGCAGTTCCCCGTCTAG
- a CDS encoding helix-turn-helix domain-containing protein has translation MAEEQSIEEILDTIGDQHARRVLAAISREPQSAKELAEECDLSLPTVYRRIELLDEYDLITDRTLVAEDGNHYKVYESNFESTVISLEDEEYKVRIYREENLPDRFSQLWDELNPE, from the coding sequence GTGGCTGAGGAACAGAGCATCGAGGAGATTCTCGATACGATCGGCGACCAGCACGCGCGCCGTGTACTCGCCGCAATCAGTCGTGAACCGCAGTCGGCGAAGGAACTCGCAGAGGAGTGTGACCTCTCGCTGCCGACGGTGTATCGACGTATCGAACTGCTCGACGAGTACGACCTCATCACCGACCGGACGCTCGTCGCCGAGGACGGAAACCACTACAAGGTGTACGAGTCCAACTTCGAGTCGACGGTCATATCGCTTGAGGACGAGGAGTACAAAGTACGTATCTATCGGGAGGAGAACCTCCCGGACCGGTTCAGTCAGCTCTGGGACGAGCTGAACCCGGAATGA
- a CDS encoding nucleotidyltransferase domain-containing protein, whose amino-acid sequence MFALIGTSGVPSPDSTWDVAGYHKADYYLSLPL is encoded by the coding sequence ATGTTCGCCCTGATAGGGACCAGTGGTGTCCCGTCCCCGGATTCGACGTGGGACGTGGCGGGGTATCACAAGGCAGATTACTACCTGTCCCTCCCACTCTGA